A genomic region of Glycine max cultivar Williams 82 chromosome 15, Glycine_max_v4.0, whole genome shotgun sequence contains the following coding sequences:
- the LOC100776439 gene encoding dnaJ protein ERDJ2A isoform X2, which produces MGIALPQFLLNIDGASGGILLLWIVGVCILLPLVIAVVYLSRSSKYTGNYVMHQTLSTYYYLMKPSLAPSKVMDVFIKAAEYMEIPVRRTDDEPLQKLFMLVRSELNLDLKNIKQEQAKFWKQHPALVKTELLVQAQLTRELAALSPSLQSDFRRILETAPRLLEELIKMAVIPRNAQGHGWLRPAIGVVELSQCIVQAVPLSARKSTGGSPEGIAPFLQLPHISETIIIKKVARKVRTFQELHDMDSLERADLLIQTGGLSSTEVQDIETVLDMMPSLTLEVTCETEGEEGIQEGDIVTLHAWINVKRGNGLIGALPHAPYYPFHKEENYWFLLADSVSNNVWFSQKVSFMDEAAAVTSASKAIEESMEGSGANVKETSKAVAEAVEKVKGGSRLVLGKFQAPSEGNYSLTCYCLCDSWLGCDRRTNLKLKVLKRTRAGTRAAVLADEGPIMEDGVEEDEDNEDEEYDDDYESEYSEDEEDDQNTKNKQQAANGTVNKHGKAAESSGSEEE; this is translated from the exons ATGGGTATAGCTCTTCCTCAGTTCCTGCTAAATATTGATGGGGCATCTGGTGGAATACTTCTGCTTTGGATTGTTGGTGTGTGTATTCTCTTGCCATTGGTCATTGCTGTTGTTTATCTCTCCAGATCATCAAAGTATACCggaaactatgtgatgcatcaAACACTTTCTACTTACTATTACCTTATGAAGCCTTCTTTGGCCCCCAG CAAAGTCATGGATGTCTTCATCAAGGCTGCTGAATATATGGAAATTCCAGTTCGTAGGACTGATGATGAACCTCTTCAGAAGCTTTTTATGTTGGTAAGGAGTGAGTTGAATCTTGACCTCAAAAACATCAAGCAGGAGCAGGCTAAATTTTGGAAGCAACATCCTGCACTGGTTAAG ACAGAGCTGTTAGTTCAAGCTCAGTTGACTCGTGAACTTGCAGCCTTGTCTCCATCTTTACAAAGTGATTTCAGACGAATTTTAGAAACAGCACCCCGCCTACTTGAAGAATTAATTAAG ATGGCAGTTATACCACGGAATGCTCAGGGCCATGGATGGCTGAGGCCTGCAATTGGTGTTGTTGAGCTTTCTCAATGTATCGTCCAG GCTGTTCCTCTTAGTGCTAGAAAGTCTACTGGTGGATCACCTGAAGGAATTGCACCATTTCTGCAGTTGCCACATATAAGTGAGACTATTATTATTAAGAAGGTGGCCCGCAAG GTGAGAACATTTCAGGAACTTCATGACATGGACTCTCTGGAGCGAGCTGACCTGCTTATTCAAACAGGTGGGTTATCTTCTACGGAAGTGCAAGACATTGAGACGGTACTGGACATGATGCCTTCCTTGACACTTGAGGTAACTTGTGAGACTGAAGGTGAAGAGGGTATACAAGAGGGTGACATTGTGACCCTCCATGCTTGGATAAATGTTAAAAGGGGTAATGGCCTGATTGGTGCCCTTCCACATGCCCCCTACTACCCATTTCATAAGGAAGAAAATTACTGGTTTTTGCTTGCGGATTCTGTTTCAAATAATGTGTGGTTTTCTCAGAAGGTTAGTTTCATGGATGAAGCTGCTGCTGTAACTTCTGCATCTAAGGCAATTGAGGAGTCTATGGAGGGGTCAGGAGCAAATGTGAAGGAGACCAGTAAGGCAGTTGCAGAAGCAGTTGAGAAGGTGAAAGGGGGCTCTAGATTAGTATTGGGCAAGTTCCAGGCCCCATCAGAGGGTAACTACAGTTTGACTTGCTATTGTTTGTGTGATTCTTGGTTGGGCTGTGACAGAAGGACAAATTTAAAGCTCAAAGTTTTGAAACGGACTCGGGCTGGCACCAGGGCTGCTGTTTTGGCTGATGAAGGACCTATCATGGAGGATGGAGTTGAGGAGGATGAGGACAACGAGGATGAAGAGTATGATGATGACTACGAGAGTGAGTACAGTGAAGATGAAGAGGATGATCAGAACACAAAAAATAAGCAACAAGCTGCCAATGGCACTGTGAATAAACATGGTAAAGCTGCAGAAAGTTCAGGCTCTGAGGAGGAATGA
- the LOC100776439 gene encoding dnaJ protein ERDJ2A isoform X1, which produces MAASEENSALFPIFILTIMAIPIVPYTITKLCRAASKKSKSIHCHCSECSRSGKYHKSIFKRISNVSTCSNFTLLLLWVVMIVLVYYIKTMSREIEIFDPFNILGLEPGAAESEIKKKYRRLSIQYHPDKNPDPEAHKYFVEYIAKAYQALTDPIARENYEKYGHPDGRQGFQMGIALPQFLLNIDGASGGILLLWIVGVCILLPLVIAVVYLSRSSKYTGNYVMHQTLSTYYYLMKPSLAPSKVMDVFIKAAEYMEIPVRRTDDEPLQKLFMLVRSELNLDLKNIKQEQAKFWKQHPALVKTELLVQAQLTRELAALSPSLQSDFRRILETAPRLLEELIKMAVIPRNAQGHGWLRPAIGVVELSQCIVQAVPLSARKSTGGSPEGIAPFLQLPHISETIIIKKVARKVRTFQELHDMDSLERADLLIQTGGLSSTEVQDIETVLDMMPSLTLEVTCETEGEEGIQEGDIVTLHAWINVKRGNGLIGALPHAPYYPFHKEENYWFLLADSVSNNVWFSQKVSFMDEAAAVTSASKAIEESMEGSGANVKETSKAVAEAVEKVKGGSRLVLGKFQAPSEGNYSLTCYCLCDSWLGCDRRTNLKLKVLKRTRAGTRAAVLADEGPIMEDGVEEDEDNEDEEYDDDYESEYSEDEEDDQNTKNKQQAANGTVNKHGKAAESSGSEEE; this is translated from the exons ATGGCTGCTTCAGAGGAGAATAGTGCACTGTTCCCAATATTCATTTTGACGATAATGGCCATTCCTATTGTGCCATATACAATAACAAAGTTGTGCCGTGCTGCCAGTAAGAAATCAAAGAGCATTCACTGTCATTGCTCTGAGTGCTCGCGGTCCGGGAAGTACCATAAATCGATATTCAAGAGG ATTTCGAATGTCTCAACCTGTAGTAACTTTACATTGTTACTACTTTGGGTGGTTATGATTGTTCTGGTTTATTACATAAAGACCATGAGTCGTGAG ATTGAAATTTTCGATCCATTTAATATTCTAGGATTAGAGCCTGGAGCGGCTGAGtctgaaataaagaaaaagtataGGAGACTTTCTATTCAATACCATCCAGATAAAAATCCGGATCCAG AGGCACACAAGTACTTCGTTGAGTACATTGCCAAAGCTTATCAAGCTCTTACAGATCCAATAGCTCgtgaaaattatgaaaaatatggCCATCCTGATGGCAGGCAG GGATTCCAAATGGGTATAGCTCTTCCTCAGTTCCTGCTAAATATTGATGGGGCATCTGGTGGAATACTTCTGCTTTGGATTGTTGGTGTGTGTATTCTCTTGCCATTGGTCATTGCTGTTGTTTATCTCTCCAGATCATCAAAGTATACCggaaactatgtgatgcatcaAACACTTTCTACTTACTATTACCTTATGAAGCCTTCTTTGGCCCCCAG CAAAGTCATGGATGTCTTCATCAAGGCTGCTGAATATATGGAAATTCCAGTTCGTAGGACTGATGATGAACCTCTTCAGAAGCTTTTTATGTTGGTAAGGAGTGAGTTGAATCTTGACCTCAAAAACATCAAGCAGGAGCAGGCTAAATTTTGGAAGCAACATCCTGCACTGGTTAAG ACAGAGCTGTTAGTTCAAGCTCAGTTGACTCGTGAACTTGCAGCCTTGTCTCCATCTTTACAAAGTGATTTCAGACGAATTTTAGAAACAGCACCCCGCCTACTTGAAGAATTAATTAAG ATGGCAGTTATACCACGGAATGCTCAGGGCCATGGATGGCTGAGGCCTGCAATTGGTGTTGTTGAGCTTTCTCAATGTATCGTCCAG GCTGTTCCTCTTAGTGCTAGAAAGTCTACTGGTGGATCACCTGAAGGAATTGCACCATTTCTGCAGTTGCCACATATAAGTGAGACTATTATTATTAAGAAGGTGGCCCGCAAG GTGAGAACATTTCAGGAACTTCATGACATGGACTCTCTGGAGCGAGCTGACCTGCTTATTCAAACAGGTGGGTTATCTTCTACGGAAGTGCAAGACATTGAGACGGTACTGGACATGATGCCTTCCTTGACACTTGAGGTAACTTGTGAGACTGAAGGTGAAGAGGGTATACAAGAGGGTGACATTGTGACCCTCCATGCTTGGATAAATGTTAAAAGGGGTAATGGCCTGATTGGTGCCCTTCCACATGCCCCCTACTACCCATTTCATAAGGAAGAAAATTACTGGTTTTTGCTTGCGGATTCTGTTTCAAATAATGTGTGGTTTTCTCAGAAGGTTAGTTTCATGGATGAAGCTGCTGCTGTAACTTCTGCATCTAAGGCAATTGAGGAGTCTATGGAGGGGTCAGGAGCAAATGTGAAGGAGACCAGTAAGGCAGTTGCAGAAGCAGTTGAGAAGGTGAAAGGGGGCTCTAGATTAGTATTGGGCAAGTTCCAGGCCCCATCAGAGGGTAACTACAGTTTGACTTGCTATTGTTTGTGTGATTCTTGGTTGGGCTGTGACAGAAGGACAAATTTAAAGCTCAAAGTTTTGAAACGGACTCGGGCTGGCACCAGGGCTGCTGTTTTGGCTGATGAAGGACCTATCATGGAGGATGGAGTTGAGGAGGATGAGGACAACGAGGATGAAGAGTATGATGATGACTACGAGAGTGAGTACAGTGAAGATGAAGAGGATGATCAGAACACAAAAAATAAGCAACAAGCTGCCAATGGCACTGTGAATAAACATGGTAAAGCTGCAGAAAGTTCAGGCTCTGAGGAGGAATGA